The following are from one region of the Pseudomonas putida genome:
- the ihfB gene encoding integration host factor subunit beta: MTKSELIERIVTHQGLLSSKDVELAIKTMLEQMSQCLATGDRIEIRGFGSFSLHYRAPRVGRNPKTGQSVSLEGKFVPHFKPGKELRDRVNEEEHEAHT, translated from the coding sequence ATGACGAAGTCGGAGCTGATCGAACGTATTGTCACCCATCAGGGGCTGCTCTCGTCCAAGGACGTGGAGCTGGCCATCAAGACCATGCTTGAGCAGATGTCACAATGCCTTGCCACTGGCGATCGTATCGAGATCCGCGGTTTTGGCAGCTTCTCGCTGCACTATCGCGCCCCTCGCGTAGGTCGTAACCCGAAGACCGGCCAGTCGGTCAGCCTCGAAGGCAAGTTCGTGCCGCACTTCAAGCCCGGCAAAGAACTGCGCGACCGGGTCAATGAAGAAGAGCATGAGGCCCACACCTGA
- the serC gene encoding 3-phosphoserine/phosphohydroxythreonine transaminase: MSKRAFNFCAGPAALPDAVLQRAQAEMLDWRGKGLSVMEMSHRSDDYVAIAEKAEQDLRDLLSVPSNYKVLFLQGGASQQFAEIPLNLLPENGTADYIETGIWSKKAIEEARRFGNVNVAASAKPYDYLAIPGQNEWKLTSNAAYVHYASNETIGGLQFDWVPETGDVPLVVDMSSDILSRPIDVSQYGLIYAGAQKNIGPSGLVVVIVREDLLGRARSCCPTMLDYKVSADNGSMYNTPATYSWYLSGLVFEWLKEQGGVDAMEQRNRAKKDRLYGFIDSSEFYTNPISHNARSWMNVPFRLADERLDKAFLAGADARGLLNLKGHRSVGGMRASIYNALGLEAVEALVAYMAEFEKEHG, from the coding sequence GTGAGCAAACGAGCCTTTAACTTCTGCGCAGGCCCTGCCGCGCTTCCTGACGCAGTGCTGCAGCGCGCACAGGCCGAAATGCTGGATTGGCGTGGCAAGGGCTTGTCGGTGATGGAAATGAGCCATCGCAGCGACGATTACGTGGCCATCGCCGAAAAGGCCGAGCAGGACCTGCGTGACCTGCTGTCCGTCCCCTCCAACTACAAGGTGCTGTTCCTGCAGGGCGGCGCCAGCCAGCAGTTCGCCGAAATCCCGCTGAACCTGCTGCCGGAAAACGGCACCGCCGACTACATCGAAACCGGCATCTGGTCGAAAAAGGCCATCGAGGAAGCGCGCCGCTTCGGCAACGTCAACGTCGCCGCCAGCGCCAAGCCCTACGACTACCTGGCCATCCCGGGCCAGAACGAGTGGAAGCTGACCAGCAACGCGGCCTACGTGCACTATGCATCCAACGAGACCATTGGTGGTCTGCAGTTCGACTGGGTGCCGGAAACCGGTGACGTACCACTGGTGGTCGACATGTCCTCCGACATCCTCTCGCGCCCGATCGACGTGTCGCAGTACGGCCTGATCTATGCCGGGGCGCAGAAGAACATCGGCCCAAGCGGCCTGGTAGTGGTGATCGTGCGCGAAGACCTGCTGGGCCGCGCCCGCAGCTGCTGCCCGACCATGCTCGACTACAAGGTCTCGGCCGACAACGGCTCGATGTACAACACCCCGGCCACCTACTCCTGGTACCTCTCGGGCCTGGTGTTCGAGTGGTTGAAAGAGCAGGGTGGCGTCGATGCCATGGAGCAACGCAACCGCGCCAAGAAAGACCGCCTGTACGGTTTCATCGACAGCAGCGAGTTCTACACCAACCCGATCAGCCACAACGCCCGTTCGTGGATGAACGTGCCGTTCCGCCTGGCTGACGAGCGCCTGGACAAGGCCTTCCTCGCCGGTGCCGATGCCCGTGGCCTGCTCAACCTCAAGGGCCACCGTTCGGTAGGCGGCATGCGCGCCTCCATCTACAACGCCCTGGGCCTTGAAGCAGTCGAAGCCCTGGTGGCCTACATGGCCGAATTCGAGAAGGAGCACGGCTGA
- the gyrA gene encoding DNA gyrase subunit A: protein MGELAKEILPVNIEDELRQSYLDYAMSVIVGRALPDARDGLKPVHRRVLYAMSELGNDWNKPYKKSARVVGDVIGKYHPHGDTAVYDTIVRMAQPFSLRYLLVDGQGNFGSVDGDNAAAMRYTEVRMAKLAHELLADLHKETVDWVPNYDGTEQIPAVMPTRIPNLLVNGSSGIAVGMATNIPPHNLGEVIDGCLALIDNPEVTIDELMQHIPGPDFPTAGLINGRQGIIEAYRTGRGRIYMRARSEIEDIDKVGGRQQIVVTELPYQLNKARLIEKIAELVKEKKIEGITELRDESDKDGMRIVIELRRGEVPEVVLNNLYSQTQLQSVFGINVVALVDGRPRLLNLKDLLEAFVRHRREVVTRRTVFELRKARERGHILEGQAVALSNIDPVIALIKASPTPSEAKEALVSTAWESSAVQVMVERAGADSCRPEDLPEQYGLREGKYYLSPEQAQAILDLRLHRLTGLEHEKLLAEYQEILEQIGELIRILSSAERLMEVIREELEAIRAEYGDARRTEILDARHDLNYGDMIPEEERVVTISHGGYAKTQPLSAYQAQRRGGKGKSATGVKDEDYVEHLLVANSHATLLLFSSKGKVYWLKTYDIPEASRAARGRPLVNLLPLEEGERITAMLQIDLEALQQNADADEELEDAEDTVLEGEVVEAEEVDEEDGDTPEWVAEPTGAYIFMATASGTVKKTPLVQFARPRSNGLIALKLKEGDTLIAAAITDGAKEVMMFSDAGKVIRFAESVVREMGRNARGVRGMKLGKGQQIISMLIPESGAQILTASERGFGKRTPLSKFPRRGRGGQGVIAMGTKGRNGLLIGAIQVQEGEEIMLISDQGTLVRTRVGEVSSLGRNTQGVTLIKLASDETLVGLERIQEPSEDELDDVIETDEEGVEAEAPDNEDAAGAEEAPQE from the coding sequence ATGGGCGAACTGGCCAAAGAAATCCTCCCGGTCAATATCGAAGACGAACTGAGACAGTCTTACCTCGACTACGCGATGAGCGTGATTGTCGGGCGAGCGCTGCCCGATGCGCGTGACGGCTTGAAGCCCGTGCATCGCCGCGTTCTCTATGCGATGAGCGAACTGGGCAACGACTGGAACAAGCCGTACAAGAAATCCGCCCGTGTGGTCGGTGACGTGATCGGTAAGTACCACCCGCACGGCGACACCGCGGTCTACGACACCATCGTGCGTATGGCCCAGCCGTTCTCGCTGCGCTACCTGCTGGTCGACGGCCAGGGCAACTTCGGTTCGGTGGACGGCGACAACGCCGCAGCCATGCGATACACCGAAGTGCGCATGGCCAAGCTGGCCCACGAGCTGCTGGCCGACCTGCACAAGGAGACCGTCGACTGGGTGCCCAACTATGACGGCACCGAGCAAATCCCGGCGGTCATGCCGACCCGTATTCCCAACCTGCTGGTCAACGGTTCCAGCGGTATCGCCGTGGGCATGGCGACCAACATCCCGCCGCACAACCTCGGCGAGGTCATCGATGGCTGCCTGGCACTCATCGACAACCCCGAAGTCACCATCGATGAGCTGATGCAGCACATCCCCGGCCCGGACTTCCCGACTGCCGGCCTGATCAACGGCCGCCAGGGCATCATCGAGGCCTATCGCACCGGCCGTGGTCGCATCTACATGCGCGCCCGCTCCGAGATCGAAGACATCGACAAGGTTGGCGGCCGCCAGCAGATCGTGGTCACCGAACTGCCGTACCAGCTGAACAAGGCGCGCCTGATCGAGAAGATCGCCGAGCTGGTCAAAGAGAAGAAGATCGAAGGCATCACCGAGCTGCGCGACGAGTCCGACAAGGACGGTATGCGCATCGTCATCGAGCTGCGTCGCGGCGAGGTGCCGGAGGTGGTGCTCAACAACCTGTATTCGCAGACCCAGCTGCAGAGCGTATTCGGCATCAACGTCGTCGCCCTGGTAGACGGTCGTCCGCGCCTGCTCAACCTCAAGGACCTGCTCGAAGCGTTCGTCCGTCACCGCCGTGAAGTGGTGACCCGCCGTACCGTGTTCGAGCTGCGCAAGGCCCGCGAACGCGGCCATATCCTCGAAGGCCAGGCGGTCGCGCTGTCCAACATCGACCCGGTCATTGCCCTGATCAAGGCCTCGCCGACCCCGTCCGAAGCCAAGGAGGCGCTGGTCTCCACTGCGTGGGAATCCAGTGCCGTGCAGGTCATGGTCGAGCGCGCCGGCGCCGATTCCTGCCGCCCCGAGGACCTGCCGGAGCAGTACGGCCTGCGTGAGGGCAAGTACTACCTGTCGCCGGAACAGGCCCAGGCCATTCTCGACCTGCGCCTGCACCGCCTGACCGGCCTGGAGCACGAGAAGCTGCTGGCCGAGTACCAGGAAATCCTCGAGCAGATCGGCGAACTGATCCGCATCCTCAGCAGCGCCGAGCGCCTGATGGAAGTGATCCGCGAAGAACTGGAAGCCATTCGCGCCGAATATGGCGATGCCCGCCGTACCGAAATCCTCGATGCGCGCCACGACCTCAACTACGGCGACATGATCCCGGAAGAAGAGCGCGTGGTGACCATTTCCCACGGCGGCTACGCCAAGACCCAGCCGCTGTCCGCCTACCAGGCCCAGCGCCGTGGCGGCAAAGGCAAGTCGGCTACCGGGGTGAAGGACGAGGACTACGTCGAGCACCTGCTGGTCGCCAACAGCCACGCCACCCTGCTGCTGTTCTCCAGCAAGGGCAAGGTGTACTGGCTGAAGACCTACGACATCCCCGAAGCGTCCCGCGCCGCCCGCGGCCGCCCGCTGGTCAACCTGTTGCCGCTGGAAGAAGGTGAGCGCATCACCGCCATGCTGCAGATCGACCTCGAGGCCCTGCAGCAGAACGCTGACGCCGACGAAGAGCTGGAGGATGCGGAAGACACCGTGCTCGAAGGTGAAGTGGTCGAGGCCGAGGAAGTGGACGAGGAAGACGGCGACACCCCTGAGTGGGTGGCCGAGCCGACCGGCGCCTACATCTTCATGGCCACCGCTTCGGGTACCGTGAAGAAGACCCCGCTGGTGCAGTTCGCCCGTCCGCGCTCCAACGGCCTGATCGCCCTGAAGCTGAAGGAAGGTGACACCCTGATCGCCGCGGCCATCACCGACGGTGCCAAGGAAGTGATGATGTTCTCCGACGCCGGCAAGGTGATCCGCTTTGCTGAAAGCGTGGTGCGCGAGATGGGCCGTAACGCCCGTGGCGTGCGCGGCATGAAGCTGGGCAAGGGCCAGCAGATCATCTCCATGCTGATCCCGGAATCCGGCGCGCAGATCCTCACCGCTTCCGAGCGTGGCTTTGGCAAACGCACCCCGCTGTCCAAGTTCCCGCGTCGCGGCCGTGGTGGTCAGGGCGTGATCGCCATGGGCACCAAGGGGCGCAACGGTCTGCTGATCGGCGCCATCCAGGTGCAGGAAGGCGAAGAGATCATGCTGATCTCCGACCAGGGCACGCTGGTGCGTACCCGCGTTGGCGAAGTGTCCAGCCTGGGCCGTAACACCCAGGGTGTGACCTTGATCAAGCTGGCTAGCGACGAGACACTGGTGGGCCTGGAGCGTATCCAGGAGCCTTCCGAGGACGAACTCGATGATGTGATCGAGACGGACGAAGAGGGCGTCGAGGCTGAAGCACCGGACAACGAAGACGCTGCCGGCGCCGAAGAGGCCCCGCAGGAGTAA
- a CDS encoding acyltransferase family protein, whose translation MIGKKGDPWVAFFYAGNGPYRGRGMMLVFGDVMTGRGRDNNFLIIRLLAATAVVVGHSFALSYLECLGCTDPALLLGMPVPVHSLGVEVFFMVSGFLIAASGERNSARDFYLARALRILPGLLVCLLLMAFVLGPVVTSLPLAEYFAKGQVYKYVYSPLLIFKDAQFVLPGVNFTPRFHGVSVNGSLWTIPLEMRMYLVLGVLVLGGQGLSQANGRADTGGAGDCAGAAYPASGLWGVPVQVGGMFPGGFGVLFVSGGYSAWVVAAACLCRAVLAEQGGAL comes from the coding sequence TTGATCGGTAAAAAAGGCGACCCTTGGGTCGCCTTTTTTTATGCCGGAAATGGACCATACCGGGGGAGGGGGATGATGTTGGTGTTTGGCGACGTAATGACAGGTCGCGGGCGTGATAACAATTTCCTGATTATCAGGTTGCTGGCGGCAACCGCTGTGGTGGTTGGGCATTCCTTTGCATTGTCCTACCTGGAGTGCCTGGGGTGTACCGACCCGGCGCTGCTGCTGGGTATGCCGGTGCCGGTACACAGCTTGGGCGTTGAAGTGTTCTTCATGGTTAGCGGGTTTTTGATCGCTGCCAGTGGTGAGAGGAATAGTGCTCGGGATTTCTACCTGGCGCGTGCACTGAGGATCTTGCCGGGTTTGCTGGTGTGCCTGTTGCTCATGGCCTTTGTGCTGGGGCCTGTGGTTACCTCGTTGCCGCTGGCCGAGTATTTCGCGAAAGGCCAGGTTTACAAGTACGTTTATAGCCCGCTGCTGATATTCAAGGATGCCCAGTTCGTGCTGCCTGGGGTGAACTTTACCCCGCGCTTCCATGGGGTTTCGGTCAATGGCAGTTTGTGGACCATTCCGCTGGAAATGCGCATGTACCTGGTGCTGGGGGTGTTGGTGCTTGGTGGCCAAGGTTTGTCGCAGGCCAATGGCAGGGCTGACACTGGCGGCGCTGGTGATTGCGCTGGGGCTGCATACCCTGCATCCGGCTTATGGGGAGTACCCGTTCAAGTTGGTGGTATGTTTCCTGGCGGGTTCGGCGTTCTATTCGTGTCGGGCGGTTATTCCGCATGGGTGGTGGCTGCTGCTTGCCTGTGCCGGGCTGTTCTTGCTGAGCAAGGGGGGGCGCTTTGA
- the pheA gene encoding prephenate dehydratase, which produces MSEHELKALRVRIDSLDEKILELISERARCAQEVAKVKTASLAEGEKPVFYRPEREAAVLKRVMERNKGPLDNEEMARLFREIMSSCLALEEPLKIAYLGPEGTFTQAAAMKHFGHAVISRPMAAIDEVFREVAAGAVNFGVVPVENSTEGAVSHTLDSFLEHDMVICGEVELRIHHHLLVGENTKTDSITRIYSHAQSLAQCRKWLDAHYPNVERVAVSSNAEAAKRVKGEWNSAAIAGDMAANLYGLTRLAEKIEDRPDNSTRFLMIGNQEVPPTGDDKTSIIVSMSNKPGALHELLVPFHQNGIDLTRIETRPSRSGKWTYVFFIDFVGHHRDPLIKAVLEQISQEAVALKVLGSYPKAVL; this is translated from the coding sequence ATGTCCGAGCACGAGCTGAAGGCGCTGCGCGTTCGCATCGACAGCCTCGACGAGAAGATCCTCGAGCTGATCAGCGAGCGCGCCCGTTGCGCCCAGGAAGTGGCCAAGGTCAAGACCGCCTCGCTGGCGGAAGGCGAAAAGCCGGTGTTCTACCGCCCCGAGCGTGAAGCTGCCGTGCTCAAGCGTGTGATGGAACGCAACAAGGGCCCGCTGGACAACGAAGAGATGGCGCGGTTGTTCCGCGAAATCATGTCGTCGTGCCTGGCCCTGGAAGAGCCGCTGAAAATCGCCTACCTCGGCCCTGAAGGTACCTTCACCCAGGCGGCGGCCATGAAGCACTTCGGCCATGCGGTGATCAGTCGGCCGATGGCGGCCATCGACGAAGTGTTCCGCGAAGTGGCGGCTGGTGCCGTCAACTTCGGCGTGGTGCCGGTGGAAAACTCAACCGAAGGCGCGGTCAGCCATACCCTGGACAGCTTCCTTGAGCACGACATGGTGATTTGCGGCGAGGTCGAGCTGCGTATCCACCACCATCTGCTGGTGGGCGAGAACACCAAGACCGACAGCATCACCCGCATCTATTCCCACGCCCAGTCGCTGGCCCAGTGCCGCAAGTGGCTGGACGCGCACTACCCGAACGTGGAGCGCGTGGCCGTGTCGAGCAATGCCGAGGCGGCCAAGCGGGTCAAGGGCGAGTGGAACTCGGCGGCGATCGCCGGCGACATGGCGGCCAACCTGTACGGTCTGACCCGCCTGGCCGAGAAGATCGAAGACCGCCCGGACAACTCCACGCGCTTCCTGATGATCGGCAACCAGGAAGTGCCGCCGACCGGCGACGACAAGACCTCGATCATCGTTTCGATGAGCAACAAACCGGGTGCCTTGCACGAACTGCTGGTACCGTTCCACCAGAACGGCATCGACCTGACCCGCATCGAGACCCGCCCGTCGCGCAGCGGCAAGTGGACCTACGTGTTCTTCATCGACTTTGTCGGCCACCACCGCGACCCGCTTATCAAGGCGGTGCTCGAGCAGATCAGCCAGGAGGCTGTGGCGCTGAAGGTGCTGGGGTCGTATCCGAAGGCGGTGCTTTGA
- the rpsA gene encoding 30S ribosomal protein S1: MSESFAELFEESLKTLNLQPGAIITGIVVDIDGDWVTVHAGLKSEGVIPLEQFYNEAGELTIKVGDEVHVALDAVEDGFGETKLSREKAKRAECWIVLEAAFAAEEVVKGVINGKVKGGFTVDVNGIRAFLPGSLVDVRPVRDTTHLEGKELEFKVIKLDQKRNNVVVSRRSVLEAENSAEREALLETLQEGQQVKGIVKNLTDYGAFVDLGGIDGLLHITDMAWKRIKHPSEIVNVGDEVDVRVLKFDRERNRVSLGLKQMGEDPWVAITARYPEGTRVQARVTNLTDYGCFAELEEGVEGLVHVSEMDWTNKNIHPSKVVQVGDEVEVMVLDIDEERRRISLGIKQCKSNPWEDFSGQFNKGDKITGTIKSITDFGIFIGLDGGIDGLVHLSDISWNETGEEAVRRFKKGDELETVILSVDPERERISLGIKQLEDDPFSNFVAVNDKGAIVKGIVKEVDAKGAIVTLADDIEATLKASEISRDRVEDARNVLKEGEEIEAKIISVDRKSRVISLSIKSKDDAEEREAIQSLKNAPEAAADTTMAALLREAMAKQN; encoded by the coding sequence ATGAGCGAAAGCTTTGCAGAACTCTTTGAAGAAAGCCTGAAAACCCTCAATCTTCAGCCGGGTGCCATCATCACCGGTATCGTTGTCGACATCGACGGCGACTGGGTTACCGTACACGCTGGCCTGAAGTCCGAGGGCGTCATCCCGCTCGAGCAGTTCTACAACGAAGCTGGCGAGCTGACCATCAAGGTCGGTGACGAAGTTCACGTTGCGCTGGACGCGGTCGAAGACGGCTTTGGCGAAACCAAGCTGTCCCGTGAAAAAGCCAAGCGCGCCGAGTGCTGGATTGTTCTGGAAGCAGCTTTCGCCGCCGAAGAAGTGGTCAAGGGCGTTATCAACGGTAAGGTTAAGGGCGGCTTCACTGTCGACGTTAACGGCATCCGTGCGTTCCTGCCGGGCTCCCTGGTTGATGTCCGCCCTGTGCGCGACACCACCCACCTGGAAGGCAAAGAGCTGGAGTTCAAGGTCATCAAGCTGGACCAGAAGCGCAACAACGTTGTCGTTTCCCGTCGCAGCGTGCTGGAAGCCGAGAACAGCGCCGAGCGCGAAGCCCTGCTGGAAACCCTGCAGGAAGGCCAACAGGTCAAGGGTATCGTCAAGAACCTCACCGACTACGGCGCCTTCGTGGACCTGGGCGGTATCGACGGCCTGCTGCACATCACCGACATGGCCTGGAAGCGCATCAAGCACCCATCGGAAATCGTTAACGTTGGCGACGAAGTCGACGTACGCGTTCTGAAGTTCGACCGCGAGCGCAACCGCGTTTCGCTGGGTCTGAAGCAGATGGGCGAAGATCCGTGGGTAGCTATCACTGCCCGTTACCCAGAAGGTACTCGCGTACAGGCTCGCGTTACCAACCTGACCGACTACGGCTGCTTCGCTGAGCTGGAAGAAGGCGTTGAAGGTCTGGTACACGTTTCCGAAATGGACTGGACCAACAAGAACATCCACCCGTCGAAAGTCGTTCAGGTTGGCGACGAAGTGGAAGTCATGGTTCTGGACATCGACGAAGAGCGTCGTCGTATCTCCCTGGGCATCAAGCAGTGCAAGTCCAACCCATGGGAAGACTTCTCCGGCCAGTTCAACAAGGGTGACAAGATCACCGGTACCATCAAGTCGATCACCGACTTCGGTATCTTCATCGGCCTGGACGGCGGCATCGACGGCCTGGTTCACCTGTCCGACATCTCCTGGAACGAAACCGGCGAAGAAGCCGTACGTCGTTTCAAGAAGGGCGACGAGCTGGAAACCGTCATCCTGTCGGTCGACCCAGAGCGCGAGCGCATCTCCCTGGGCATCAAGCAGCTGGAAGACGATCCGTTCTCCAACTTCGTTGCTGTCAATGACAAGGGCGCTATCGTCAAGGGCATCGTGAAAGAAGTTGACGCCAAAGGCGCCATCGTCACCCTGGCCGACGACATCGAAGCTACTCTGAAAGCTTCCGAAATCAGCCGTGACCGCGTTGAAGACGCGCGTAACGTCCTGAAGGAAGGCGAAGAGATCGAAGCCAAGATCATCAGTGTTGACCGCAAGTCCCGCGTTATCAGCCTGTCCATCAAGTCGAAGGACGATGCTGAAGAGCGCGAAGCCATCCAGAGCCTGAAAAACGCTCCGGAAGCGGCTGCCGATACCACCATGGCTGCGCTGCTGCGCGAAGCAATGGCCAAGCAGAACTGA
- the cmk gene encoding (d)CMP kinase: MSALAPVITIDGPSGSGKGTVAGLLARELGWRLLDSGALYRLLAFNASNHGVDLTNEELLTKLAAHLDVQFVAAEPGKLQQIILEGEDVSNVIRTETVGAGASMVASLPAVRDALLVRQREFREAPGLIADGRDMGTVVFPDAPLKIFLTASAEERARRRYLQLKGKGEDVSLSSLLDEIRARDERDTQRAVAPLKPADDAIQLDSTELSIEQVLQRIRSEIALRDLL, translated from the coding sequence GTGAGTGCCCTGGCGCCGGTCATCACCATCGACGGGCCAAGCGGTTCGGGCAAGGGCACGGTCGCCGGGCTGCTGGCTCGCGAGCTGGGCTGGAGGTTGCTGGACTCCGGCGCGCTGTACCGCTTGCTGGCGTTCAACGCCAGCAACCACGGCGTCGACCTGACCAACGAAGAGCTGCTGACCAAGCTTGCCGCCCATCTGGATGTGCAGTTTGTCGCCGCCGAGCCCGGTAAGCTGCAACAGATCATCCTCGAGGGTGAGGACGTCAGCAATGTCATCCGCACCGAAACCGTCGGTGCCGGTGCCTCGATGGTTGCTTCGCTGCCGGCGGTGCGGGATGCGCTGCTGGTGCGCCAGCGCGAATTCCGCGAGGCGCCGGGCCTGATCGCCGACGGCCGCGACATGGGCACAGTGGTGTTCCCGGATGCGCCGTTGAAAATCTTCCTCACCGCCAGCGCGGAGGAGCGGGCACGTCGCCGCTACCTGCAGTTGAAGGGCAAGGGTGAAGATGTTAGTCTGTCGAGTCTGCTGGATGAGATTCGTGCGCGCGATGAGCGCGACACCCAACGTGCAGTGGCCCCGCTGAAGCCAGCGGACGATGCCATTCAGTTGGACTCTACCGAGTTGTCCATCGAGCAGGTGTTGCAACGTATCAGGAGCGAGATCGCGCTGCGCGACCTTCTCTGA
- a CDS encoding bifunctional prephenate dehydrogenase/3-phosphoshikimate 1-carboxyvinyltransferase, with amino-acid sequence MINRLVVVGLGLIGGSFAKGLRESGLCREVVGVDLDAPSRKQAVALGVVDRCEEDLAAACVGADVIQLAVPILAMEKVLARLAGLDLGTAIITDVGSAKGNVVREARAVFGACLPRFVPGHPIAGSEQSGVEASNATLFRRHKVILTPLAETDPAALALVDRLWRALDADVEHMSVERHDEVLAATSHLPHLLAFGLVDSLAKRNENLEIFRYAAGGFRDFTRIAGSDPTMWHDIFLANRDAVLRTLDTYRSDLDALRDAIAEGDGHQLLGVFTRARVAREHFSKILARRAYVDAMNANDLIFLAQPGGRLSGRIRVPGDKSISHRSIMLGSLAEGITEVEGFLEGEDALATLQAFRDMGVVIEGPNHGRVTIHGVGLHGLKPPPGPLYVGNSGTSMRLLSGLLAGQPFDVTMTGDASLSKRPMNRVANPLREMGAVVETGPEGRPPLTIRGGHKLKALTYTLPMASAQVKSCLLLAGLYAEGKTTVTEPAPTRDHTERMLRGFGYSVESNGPVASLQSGGKLTATRIEVPADISSAAFFLVAASIAEGSELVLEHVGINPTRTGVIDILRLMGGDITLENQREVGGEPVADLRVRGARLKGIDIPEELVPLAIDEFPVLFVAAACAEGRTVLRGAEELRVKESDRIQVMADGLITLGIKCEPTPDGIIIDGGQLGGGEVHGHGDHRIAMAFSVASLRASAPIRIHDCANVATSFPNFLALCAEVGIRVAEEGKS; translated from the coding sequence ATCATCAACCGCCTGGTCGTAGTCGGCCTCGGCCTGATCGGTGGCTCGTTCGCCAAGGGCCTGCGTGAAAGCGGCCTGTGCCGCGAAGTGGTCGGTGTCGACCTGGACGCCCCCTCGCGCAAGCAGGCCGTGGCCCTGGGCGTGGTCGATCGCTGCGAAGAAGATCTTGCCGCCGCCTGTGTCGGTGCCGATGTCATCCAGTTGGCCGTGCCGATCCTGGCCATGGAAAAAGTGCTGGCCCGCCTGGCCGGGCTCGACCTCGGTACTGCCATCATTACCGACGTCGGCAGTGCCAAGGGCAACGTCGTCCGTGAGGCGCGAGCCGTCTTCGGTGCCTGCCTGCCGCGCTTCGTCCCCGGCCACCCCATCGCCGGCTCCGAGCAGAGCGGGGTAGAGGCCTCCAACGCTACCCTGTTCCGCCGGCACAAGGTCATTCTCACCCCGCTGGCCGAAACCGACCCGGCCGCCCTGGCCTTGGTCGACCGCCTGTGGCGGGCACTGGACGCCGATGTGGAACACATGTCGGTCGAACGCCACGACGAAGTGCTTGCCGCCACCAGCCACCTGCCGCACCTGCTGGCGTTCGGCCTGGTCGACTCGCTGGCCAAGCGCAATGAAAACCTCGAGATCTTCCGGTACGCTGCGGGAGGCTTCCGCGATTTCACGAGAATCGCTGGCAGCGACCCGACCATGTGGCACGACATTTTTCTCGCCAACCGCGACGCTGTCCTGCGCACGCTTGATACATATCGCAGCGATCTCGACGCCTTGCGCGACGCGATCGCAGAAGGGGACGGGCACCAGCTGCTGGGTGTATTCACCCGCGCACGCGTTGCCCGCGAGCATTTCAGTAAAATCCTGGCCCGCCGGGCCTATGTGGACGCTATGAACGCCAACGATCTGATTTTCCTGGCCCAACCCGGTGGCCGCCTGTCCGGGCGAATCCGCGTACCGGGCGACAAGTCGATTTCCCACCGCTCGATCATGCTCGGCTCGCTGGCCGAAGGCATCACCGAGGTCGAAGGCTTCCTCGAAGGTGAGGACGCACTGGCGACCTTGCAGGCATTCCGTGACATGGGGGTGGTCATCGAAGGCCCCAACCACGGCCGCGTGACCATTCACGGCGTTGGCCTGCACGGCCTCAAGCCGCCGCCCGGGCCGCTGTACGTGGGTAACTCGGGTACCTCGATGCGCCTGCTGTCGGGCCTGCTGGCCGGCCAGCCGTTCGACGTGACCATGACCGGCGACGCTTCGCTGTCCAAGCGCCCGATGAACCGTGTGGCCAACCCGCTGCGCGAAATGGGTGCCGTGGTCGAGACCGGCCCTGAAGGCCGCCCGCCGTTGACCATCCGCGGTGGCCACAAGCTCAAGGCGCTGACCTACACGCTGCCGATGGCCAGTGCCCAGGTCAAATCCTGCCTGCTGCTGGCCGGTCTGTACGCCGAAGGCAAGACCACCGTCACCGAGCCTGCACCCACCCGTGACCACACCGAGCGCATGCTGCGCGGCTTCGGCTACAGTGTCGAGAGCAATGGCCCAGTAGCCTCGCTGCAGTCCGGCGGCAAGCTCACTGCCACCCGTATCGAAGTGCCGGCCGACATCTCCTCGGCGGCGTTCTTCCTGGTGGCGGCGTCCATTGCCGAAGGCTCCGAGCTGGTGCTGGAACACGTTGGCATCAACCCGACCCGCACCGGCGTAATCGACATCCTGCGCCTGATGGGCGGCGACATCACCCTGGAAAACCAGCGGGAAGTCGGCGGCGAGCCGGTGGCCGACCTGCGTGTGCGCGGTGCCAGGCTGAAGGGTATCGACATTCCTGAAGAGCTGGTGCCACTGGCCATCGACGAGTTCCCGGTACTGTTCGTTGCCGCTGCCTGCGCCGAAGGGCGTACCGTGCTGCGTGGTGCCGAAGAGCTGCGGGTGAAGGAATCCGACCGCATCCAGGTCATGGCCGACGGCCTGATCACCCTGGGCATCAAGTGCGAGCCGACCCCGGACGGCATCATCATCGACGGCGGCCAGCTCGGCGGCGGCGAAGTGCACGGCCACGGTGACCACCGTATCGCCATGGCCTTCAGTGTTGCCTCGCTGCGTGCCAGCGCGCCGATCCGCATCCACGACTGCGCCAACGTCGCCACCTCGTTCCCCAACTTCCTGGCGCTGTGCGCCGAAGTGGGCATCCGCGTGGCGGAAGAGGGCAAGTCGTGA